The Halanaerobium praevalens DSM 2228 genome contains a region encoding:
- the xseA gene encoding exodeoxyribonuclease VII large subunit: MENLYQDNLFSEKDKKIYSVAEITKYLKNLIKEDPFLNDFWLSGEISNFYHHSSGHMYLTLKDKNSQLKTVMFKGDNSKLDFEPEDGMQVEAKGNLDIYSQRGEYQFYARQMKKAGKGKLYEKYQKLKSELEKEGLFAVSKKQEIPFLANKIGIVTSPTGAAVRDILSVMKRRSSNFSVLIVPAHVQGKLAQAEISAGIRYLNSRNDIDLIIVSRGGGSIEDLWPFNEEKVARAIYNSKLPVISGVGHETDFTIADFVADLRAPTPSAAAELATANREEVLTRLDNLTKRLLNSSLTKIKESKNKLNSIEARKIFSSPAELFRDYEQELDNLETQLVHQIEKNYQDWENKYQLLHQKLNNLSPLKTLDRGYTILQDQTKKPIKSIKEIEIGDLVKARLTDGLAEVEIKDCRKVGDINGK, encoded by the coding sequence ATGGAAAATTTATATCAAGACAATTTATTTAGTGAAAAAGATAAAAAAATATATAGTGTGGCAGAAATAACAAAATATCTAAAAAATTTAATAAAAGAAGATCCATTTTTAAATGATTTTTGGCTTAGTGGTGAGATTTCTAATTTTTATCATCACAGTTCTGGTCATATGTATTTAACTCTTAAAGATAAAAATTCTCAATTAAAAACCGTAATGTTTAAAGGTGATAATTCCAAGCTTGACTTTGAACCAGAAGATGGAATGCAGGTTGAAGCTAAAGGTAATTTGGATATTTATAGCCAGCGAGGAGAATATCAATTTTATGCGCGTCAAATGAAAAAAGCTGGTAAAGGTAAATTATATGAAAAATATCAAAAATTAAAATCAGAATTGGAAAAAGAAGGATTATTCGCTGTCTCTAAAAAACAAGAAATTCCTTTTTTAGCTAATAAAATTGGGATTGTCACTTCTCCAACTGGAGCAGCTGTGCGTGATATACTTTCAGTTATGAAAAGAAGAAGCAGTAATTTTTCTGTTTTAATAGTTCCAGCTCATGTCCAGGGTAAACTTGCTCAAGCAGAAATTAGTGCTGGAATTAGGTATTTAAATAGTAGAAATGATATCGATTTGATTATTGTCAGCCGTGGTGGAGGTTCAATTGAAGATTTGTGGCCTTTTAATGAAGAAAAAGTAGCAAGAGCAATTTATAATTCAAAACTGCCAGTAATTAGTGGAGTTGGCCATGAAACTGATTTTACTATTGCTGATTTTGTAGCTGATCTGCGGGCACCAACTCCTTCTGCTGCAGCTGAATTAGCAACTGCAAATAGAGAGGAAGTTTTAACTAGGCTTGATAATTTAACTAAAAGATTATTAAATAGTAGTTTAACGAAAATTAAAGAATCTAAAAATAAATTAAATAGTATTGAAGCCAGAAAAATATTTTCAAGTCCAGCCGAATTATTTAGAGATTATGAACAAGAATTAGATAATTTAGAAACTCAATTAGTGCATCAAATAGAAAAAAATTATCAAGACTGGGAAAATAAATATCAATTATTACATCAGAAATTAAATAATTTAAGCCCTTTAAAAACTTTAGATCGAGGTTATACTATTTTACAAGATCAAACTAAAAAACCAATTAAATCAATTAAAGAAATTGAAATTGGGGATTTAGTTAAGGCCCGTTTAACTGATGGTTTAGCCGAAGTGGAAATCAAAGACTGTAGAAAAGTGGGTGACATTAATGGAAAATAA
- the xseB gene encoding exodeoxyribonuclease VII small subunit, which yields MENKKEFEKKIKIEELDFESALAKLQKIVDDLEEGGNDLDKTLAEFSQGMKLLKFCHQKLDKAESKIELMLKENQEFTKEVAFESELGED from the coding sequence ATGGAAAATAAAAAAGAATTTGAAAAGAAAATCAAAATTGAAGAATTAGATTTTGAGTCTGCCCTAGCAAAATTACAAAAAATTGTAGACGATTTAGAAGAAGGTGGGAATGATTTAGATAAAACTTTAGCAGAATTTAGTCAAGGAATGAAATTGCTTAAATTTTGCCACCAAAAATTAGATAAGGCAGAATCCAAAATAGAATTAATGTTAAAAGAAAATCAAGAATTTACTAAAGAAGTAGCTTTTGAATCTGAGTTGGGAGAGGATTAA
- a CDS encoding polyprenyl synthetase family protein encodes MDKIKNILKAKAEVIEENLIKLLDCQDELAPQLTKSMKYTLLSGGKRIRPILTLLIAELLEGNYQAALKAGSALEMIHSYSLIHDDLPAMDDDKLRRGKKTNHLVFGEATAILAGDGLLTYAFQVLADLELKPDLKVKIIANTAKFSGYQGMVGGQVLDLEAENKDLTLQEMQKVHQAKTGALIKASVLNGVYCSDFKPEEKKALLTYAEKIGVLFQIVDDLLDLTGETEAMGKVVGRDQELNKATYPKLLGLKKAQKEAEKYAKEAKEALIIFGKKAEKLEALIDFILKRQQ; translated from the coding sequence TTGGATAAAATAAAGAATATTTTAAAAGCTAAAGCAGAAGTTATTGAAGAAAATCTAATAAAGTTATTAGATTGTCAAGATGAACTTGCACCTCAATTAACTAAGTCAATGAAATACACCCTACTTTCGGGAGGTAAAAGGATTAGACCAATCCTTACTCTTTTAATAGCCGAATTATTAGAAGGTAATTATCAAGCTGCTTTAAAAGCAGGATCTGCCTTAGAGATGATTCACAGTTATTCTTTAATCCATGATGATTTGCCAGCTATGGATGATGATAAATTAAGAAGAGGAAAAAAGACTAACCATCTTGTTTTTGGAGAGGCAACTGCAATTTTAGCTGGAGATGGACTTTTAACTTATGCTTTTCAAGTGTTAGCTGATCTAGAACTTAAGCCTGATTTAAAGGTTAAAATTATTGCAAATACAGCCAAATTCTCTGGTTATCAGGGAATGGTTGGAGGTCAGGTTTTAGATCTTGAGGCTGAAAATAAGGACTTAACACTTCAAGAAATGCAAAAAGTACATCAAGCTAAAACTGGAGCCTTGATTAAAGCATCAGTTTTAAATGGAGTTTATTGTTCTGATTTTAAGCCAGAAGAGAAAAAAGCACTTTTAACTTATGCAGAAAAAATTGGAGTCTTATTTCAGATAGTAGATGATTTGCTAGACTTAACTGGTGAAACTGAGGCGATGGGAAAAGTAGTTGGTAGGGATCAAGAATTAAATAAAGCAACTTACCCTAAATTATTAGGGTTGAAAAAGGCTCAAAAAGAAGCTGAAAAATATGCTAAAGAGGCTAAAGAAGCTTTAATTATTTTTGGCAAAAAAGCTGAGAAATTAGAAGCTTTAATTGATTTTATTTTAAAAAGACAGCAGTAA